The window TAACCTGCTTGTTCTTATCTATCTAAGCACCAAGGATGGGGACTCTTTTCAATGTACAGGCTTATTTTATATAATCTGTCCGCCATATTGATTCAGATgaaggtaggtttttttttaagttaaacAACGTTCATACTTTGCTGTGGTTCCAATGCAGTATAATCAATCACTCAGGCAAAACATAAAGTCATTTGCGATTTAAAACTGTAGTGCATACATTTAATGGCTCATTTTCTAACATTTCACAATGTCGACTCGTGACGTACATTTTGCAGTAATCTTGTGGAGGTACTGACTTATATTTTGAAcattgaaataattttattttaactGTTCGAAAACAACCGTAAAACAACCTCAAAGTGACATTAGTAGTTCACAAAGTGTACTGCGGAATGCCTCGGTCAGCAGATAGCGGTGTTTGGTAAATTAAAAGGATAATCCACTCGAAATGTTTTCGGTTTTCTAGAACATTATTCCAATATGAAATTTTGCTTTTTTTGTCGAGATTTAATATCCGGTCGTAGTCATGACAAAGAAACCAGAAAagtattttaatatatatatatatatatatatatttcgcAGAGGCAAAGTTTTTTTAATCCAAAATATCCCTTTCATAAGTTAAATCGTCTGAATTTATGGCTAGGCGGGAGAGGTATTGCTGCACCacccatctgccatttccacaCAGGATGGGCCTTCTGAGGTGCTTCGGGATCCTTGGTAGAGTTCAGTGAATACGCAGGGCACAAATCCCCATCGTTGCCAATAATTAGTGACGGTGGAGAGGGAAAATTTGCCATGAAATTAAATGGCCTTTTCAACGTGGATGCTACACCATTGGCTACTCGCTTACGTTTATTTGTACCAGCAAATTCTTCTAGTGTTCCTTCATGCACATCTGGTTTACCTGTGAGACGCGGATTCTCTGATTTCACAATTGTTTTGACTGATGAGCTTTGCAAAGTATGCTGTTTCCCCAGCACTAAAGTCCTGTAATTCCTTCTTATTCTCGCACCATTTCGAAATTCGCAGTCTTCTAAAATTGGAATGTTTAAAGTGCTGTGAAGGTCTTCGCTTCGTCTGGATGCGTTTTGGGAATTGGTAGCGTTTTCAGTGCACACATAGCTTTCTTTCGCCTTCGTCGAAACACAGTCTCGCATTTTATTCTCACTTAAAGTGGTTACTGCTTGCTTCGATACATTGCACGCGTACTTGAGTTTCTTTCTAGGGTGTTGAGTCATATATCCGTATTCTTCCTCGCAGCTATTTTCTTCCAGTTTAACTGTAATATTGTGCATAATTGTTTTCCCCCTGTCTACATCGTCCTTGTGAATGTGAATGGCAGGCCCCTGACTACAGTCCGCATTTAAACTCTGGAAAGCCGAGGATAGTGCGATGATTTTCGATTCTTTTTCTACATTTACTGCTAATGGGGAATCATTGTCTTGAGGCTCGGACACTATTGTCACATTGTTTTCTTCTGCGCAGTGTGATATAGATGCTCCAAGGCATTTCCTCGACTCTGTTAATGTTCTTTGTTGTGGAAACTCGGTGTTTCCCTTTGGGCTAGGTGAAGGCCCCCCTTCTGCAGCACGGTTAATTGTCGATTCAGTCCTCTTTAGATATTGTGAAATTTCAGTATGTGGGAATGGAAACTCGGATATCCTGTCGTTATTTATCTCGGCCACGCAACTTCCATAGCCAGTAGAGCAGCACACGTTATGTGACTTGATAGTCCAGTTCTGCTCATTTCTCTTCACAACAGCCGAGGACTTTAAATTACAATGTGAAGTTCTTCCTTCTAGGAGATCGTTACCGGCTGTTTCATACACCACATTATTGTTTTTGGCTTGAAACTGGTAGTGGAAATTCGGCTGCGTTAAAACAAGAGGTTTACTGCAGATGCTCGAGAAACTGGTGCGCCTGAATCGAATGCTTTGAAGTGAAACTTGGCTGGAAACGGAGCTAGAATCCGATTCGGAGGAGCTGTCTTCGTCACTGGCCGAGGTTACGTCGGAGGATTCGGACACAGAGTCCTCCTCTTCTTCGTCCGAAGAAACCGAGTTGCTGGAACTCGACAAACTCGATCCAAAGTCCGAGTCGTTGTCTGCTCGATCAGAGAAGGAGCTGGTCTCGGAATCGCTACTGCAGCTTTCTTGCAAGGGCCCCTGGTTACAATGCAGTCCGTTGGCGAGATGAAATTTATTCAAGCACTGATCCCCTCCTTTAGTTTTgtaagatttaggagcagctgCCGCCAGCAAGATTCGCTTGGCAGTGCTTGAACTCCCCGAATGTTTCTGAGTGATTTCACACGAACTTTTGCGCCTGAAATAATACGTTAACCCGGTAGCATTTGGAGACTTAGGATAATAGGCGATGGCGGATTGGTAAAATACGGGATGTCGGCAAATCATGCTCCGAAATAAGGAGTGATTTGTGTGAAATGCCACACAGTTACTTGATATTTCAGCGGTTTCGTAGTTTTGGGGGGCTTTGCAATGTGATCGGACCATTTCTGTGTAACTGTGGCTGGTAAATTTGCTGTAGAATTGAGGTAGATTGGAGGCCGGTAGCGAGCTGCCGCCTCCTTGCAAAGTCCGGCTAATTCCAGCCAAAGGCTGCGGTTTTCCATTCAAACTCAACCAAACTTTGTTCTCTTTCAAAAAACTTGCGTAGCGATCAGTGGGGGCCTTTTCCTGTTTGAGGTCCGTTGATAACAATGTTCTATTTATTTTTCTCCTCTTAGTCTTAAGAACTCGTTCGGTTTTACAAGAAGTGTACAGGGCTTCCACATCTTCCCGAGAAATCAGAGTGCATTTAGCTGCATGAAAAGCAATAGAATTTATTGCCTTGAGTTTTCTTAATTCTTCCAAATCGCAGTGATGTTTCTTCACGTTTAGATGGTCCATCCTTTTGTGTACAGTTGTCCTGGGTATATTTTTCAGCAGATTAGTGAATACTTGGGAAAGCGCAAACATTTGTTTCCCCTTAATTATAAGGTAACCAAGTCTCACACCATCCACCTCTTCATAACCCGATTCCAAGTCTCCCATATCGACACCTAAATTCTGTCCCACATTCGCTGAAAAAAAACATCGACTGCGGAATTCGACATTCCTCATGGCATCCTGTTTAAAAACACATATAATTATTCCTTCTGATACAACTGTTCATATAAAAAAACTTTGGGATTATATTTAATACATAGCATATGGTATTGTAACACATAACTATAAATTTAAAAAGCAGCATCACACGTTATTCTTATGCAGCGTATATTTCACGTTAGGCGTATTGCTGTACCTGCAATCTTTTAATTATTCGAAATACTCATGAATATACTCTAATATATGAGAgagaatgaagagagagagagaaagagggagggagagagagaaaggggaagagagagagagagaaagagagagggagggagagagagagagagagagagagagagagagggagagagagagaaatgcagCTGCTATTCCCGCCGCTGCTTCTCCCACAAATAAGATGACAGAGTGAAGTGAGCTCGTCGGGAGACACCTTCATCAATTAATTCCCCTAAAGCCAGCTCTGATTGGATGCCACTGACAGGTGATGCAATAAAAATTGATATTCCACCCCCTTCCAAAAATCCCCCTCTAATTAGCATATCCTTATACTCCCACCCTCTTGCTGAAGTAAATACAGTTAGTATGCAAATCTTTAATATATTCCCCCCTCCCCTGAAAAAAAATCATCCTAAAGAGCGCTCCAGCAGCCGCAAGCTACCTGGGTTATTTTATACATTTATTTATTGTGCTTTCCGACGTTGTTGATATAAATACATATGAAAATGAACTTAATAGTTTAAACGCG of the Mobula birostris isolate sMobBir1 chromosome 3, sMobBir1.hap1, whole genome shotgun sequence genome contains:
- the skida1 gene encoding SKI/DACH domain-containing protein 1; its protein translation is MRNVEFRSRCFFSANVGQNLGVDMGDLESGYEEVDGVRLGYLIIKGKQMFALSQVFTNLLKNIPRTTVHKRMDHLNVKKHHCDLEELRKLKAINSIAFHAAKCTLISREDVEALYTSCKTERVLKTKRRKINRTLLSTDLKQEKAPTDRYASFLKENKVWLSLNGKPQPLAGISRTLQGGGSSLPASNLPQFYSKFTSHSYTEMVRSHCKAPQNYETAEISSNCVAFHTNHSLFRSMICRHPVFYQSAIAYYPKSPNATGLTYYFRRKSSCEITQKHSGSSSTAKRILLAAAAPKSYKTKGGDQCLNKFHLANGLHCNQGPLQESCSSDSETSSFSDRADNDSDFGSSLSSSSNSVSSDEEEEDSVSESSDVTSASDEDSSSESDSSSVSSQVSLQSIRFRRTSFSSICSKPLVLTQPNFHYQFQAKNNNVVYETAGNDLLEGRTSHCNLKSSAVVKRNEQNWTIKSHNVCCSTGYGSCVAEINNDRISEFPFPHTEISQYLKRTESTINRAAEGGPSPSPKGNTEFPQQRTLTESRKCLGASISHCAEENNVTIVSEPQDNDSPLAVNVEKESKIIALSSAFQSLNADCSQGPAIHIHKDDVDRGKTIMHNITVKLEENSCEEEYGYMTQHPRKKLKYACNVSKQAVTTLSENKMRDCVSTKAKESYVCTENATNSQNASRRSEDLHSTLNIPILEDCEFRNGARIRRNYRTLVLGKQHTLQSSSVKTIVKSENPRLTGKPDVHEGTLEEFAGTNKRKRVANGVASTLKRPFNFMANFPSPPSLIIGNDGDLCPAYSLNSTKDPEAPQKAHPVWKWQMGGAAIPLPPSHKFRRFNL